A window of the Bacteroidota bacterium genome harbors these coding sequences:
- a CDS encoding DNA-directed RNA polymerase subunit omega produces MAIKQEKQIDKQHVSITPVDLREMAIKGKSLYQAIAVTARRARQINDEIKTEYQARISTLVPVELDEDEEFEAPNFDQLKISLEIDKLGKPTLEALEEFQNDKLDFRFRDQE; encoded by the coding sequence ATGGCTATCAAGCAAGAAAAACAGATCGACAAGCAGCACGTAAGCATTACGCCGGTGGATTTGCGGGAAATGGCAATCAAGGGCAAGTCGCTCTACCAGGCGATTGCAGTCACGGCGCGGCGCGCACGCCAGATCAACGATGAGATCAAGACCGAATATCAGGCGCGCATCTCGACACTTGTGCCGGTCGAACTCGATGAGGACGAGGAGTTCGAGGCCCCGAACTTCGATCAACTCAAAATCTCACTCGAAATTGATAAACTGGGCAAGCCCACTTTGGAAGCGCTTGAGGAGTTTCAGAACGACAAACTCGATTTCCGATTCCGGGATCAGGAGTAA
- the gmk gene encoding guanylate kinase — protein sequence MVQKKAPSLIVLSAPSGAGKTTIAHAILARHPQDLIFSVSATTRAMREGERDGIDYYYVTREKFEDLIRTGSLIEHEEIFGNYYGTPVAEIDRARQMGKRLVFDIDVKGGLSIRDKFPDDSMLIFIAPPDMHILEHRLRERKTEPEETIRHRLERANMEMDWALDYDHIVVNDNLEEAIADVEKIIFEPNP from the coding sequence ATGGTTCAGAAAAAGGCGCCGTCCCTCATCGTTCTCTCAGCTCCATCCGGCGCAGGAAAGACTACGATCGCCCACGCGATCCTCGCGCGACATCCGCAGGATTTAATCTTTAGTGTCTCAGCGACGACACGCGCAATGCGCGAAGGAGAGCGCGACGGCATTGACTACTATTATGTCACTCGGGAGAAGTTCGAAGATTTGATCCGCACGGGCTCCCTCATCGAGCATGAAGAGATTTTTGGCAATTACTATGGCACCCCGGTCGCGGAGATCGATCGCGCTCGGCAGATGGGCAAGCGGCTCGTTTTTGATATTGATGTGAAAGGCGGACTTTCGATTCGCGACAAATTCCCGGATGACAGCATGCTGATTTTTATTGCGCCGCCAGACATGCATATCCTGGAACACCGGCTGCGAGAGCGCAAAACCGAGCCGGAGGAAACCATCCGGCACCGGCTCGAACGCGCGAATATGGAGATGGATTGGGCCTTGGATTATGACCACATTGTGGTCAATGATAACTTGGAAGAGGCTATCGCGGATGTCGAAAAGATCATCTTCGAGCCAAATCCCTAG